The following proteins are encoded in a genomic region of Leptospira montravelensis:
- a CDS encoding DUF4062 domain-containing protein, with protein sequence MNIFISSTIFDLIDLRAEIFHHLIQTGFTVRLSEIDSSDFELFPDKSAIETCLENLRRSDYVIFIIDKRYGNTVENLGYPKLSVTHLEYLEAKKNSKPILFYIRDKTYGEYKVYKSNPNGFKPNWIHEKEFGIFSLISTHGESSDKTDNNWIIPFRNSIDIKASLEKKLKIPYLKMNLARKIAEGEIPILEAQMITNIEGNDVVLKSEFTNTSEYTIFIKSFGYKDELKSKDFELLAPKERKHISQIWSLPQIGQIISSFIIVEYSTYDGITVTSEYQTNARLNAASAIIYGIDLKTRKFKIESPVEISFDN encoded by the coding sequence ATGAATATATTTATATCCTCAACAATTTTTGATCTTATAGACTTACGCGCCGAGATTTTTCACCATTTAATACAAACAGGCTTTACCGTTAGATTAAGTGAAATAGATAGTTCAGATTTTGAACTCTTTCCTGATAAATCAGCTATTGAAACATGTTTAGAAAACCTACGAAGATCAGACTATGTTATTTTTATAATCGATAAAAGATACGGTAATACAGTAGAAAATCTTGGCTATCCAAAATTAAGTGTTACTCATTTAGAATACTTAGAGGCAAAAAAAAATTCAAAACCAATCTTGTTTTATATAAGAGATAAAACTTACGGTGAGTATAAAGTTTATAAATCAAATCCAAATGGTTTCAAACCAAATTGGATTCATGAAAAAGAATTTGGTATTTTTTCATTGATTTCGACTCACGGAGAAAGTTCAGATAAAACAGACAATAATTGGATAATTCCTTTTAGGAATTCAATAGATATAAAAGCAAGCCTTGAGAAAAAACTAAAAATTCCTTATCTAAAAATGAATCTAGCAAGAAAAATTGCAGAAGGCGAAATACCGATCCTAGAAGCACAGATGATTACGAACATTGAAGGTAATGATGTTGTTTTAAAGTCAGAATTTACGAATACATCTGAGTATACTATTTTCATTAAATCTTTCGGATACAAAGACGAATTAAAAAGTAAGGATTTTGAATTACTAGCACCAAAAGAAAGAAAACACATTTCACAAATTTGGTCCCTACCTCAAATAGGACAAATTATAAGTAGTTTTATCATTGTAGAATATTCAACTTACGACGGAATAACCGTAACCTCTGAATATCAAACAAATGCGAGACTTAACGCAGCTTCAGCAATAATTTATGGGATTGATTTGAAAACTAGAAAATTTAAAATAGAAAGTCCCGTAGAAATAAGTTTTGATAACTAA